The following are from one region of the Calypte anna isolate BGI_N300 chromosome 13, bCalAnn1_v1.p, whole genome shotgun sequence genome:
- the MATR3 gene encoding matrin-3 isoform X6, whose product MRRWAAGGRRAVRPGSRESGEWNHHINGATHSRRCQLLLEMGDPFMLQQSTNPAPGILGPPPPPFHLGGPPVGPRGAGNGNMQGPRHMQKGRVETSRVVHIMDFQRGKNLRYQLLQLVEPFGIITNHLILNKINEAFIEMSTTEDAQAAVEYYSTTPALVFGKPVRVHLSQKYKRIKKPEGKPDQKTEPPKPELGRVIHLSNLPHSGYSDNAVLKLAEPYGKIKNYILMRMKSQAFIEMETREDALAMVEHCANKALWFQGRCVKVDLSEKYKKLVLRIPNKGVELLKKDKTRKRTYSPDSKDSPSDKKSKPDAAQKPESGNAEEKVKEEKQEDAAEPSGTKSGEQAEQDEPSLLLESEDELLVDEEEAAALLESGSSAGDDADVANLTDVATEEKKATAEEVTVKTEGNVVANPAAKKKLKKRYVGGFPRSMEGFVTLDEVGDEEDSDHQKLRKSGLALKSAGKNDESLAEIKVDKIEESEQENETLENGTKAEDNPKAESVEASDPTAAQDPEKSAHENTDTQDEQETKNIQEKSLVPDEFRIGPYQPNVPVGVNYVVPKTGFYCKLCSLFYTNEDVAKKTHCSSLPHYQKLKKILDKMAEDYRQKKEA is encoded by the exons ATGAGGCGGTgggcggcgggcgggcgccGTGCGGTGCGGCCGGGATCTCGCGAGAGCGGG GAGTGGAACCATCATATCAATGGAGCGACTCACAGCCGACGctgtcagctgctgcttgaaat GGGTGATCCCTTTATGTTGCAGCAGTCCACAAACCCTGCTCCAGGAATTCTGggaccaccaccacctccattTCACCTTGGAGGACCTCCTGTTGGGCCAAGAG GAGCTGGAAATGGAAATATGCAAGGACCCAGACACATGCAGAAGGGCAGAGTG GAAACAAGCAGAGTTGTTCACATCATGGATTTCCAGAGGGGAAAGAACTTGAGATACCAGCTGCTTCAGCTTGTTGAACCATTTGGAATAATTACAAATCACCTGATTCTCAACAAAATCAATGAG GCATTTATTGAAATGTCCACCACTGAAGATGCCCAGGCTGCAGTGGAATACTATTCAACAACACCTGCTCTGGTATTTGGTAAACCAGTGAGAGTCCACTTGTCCCAGAAATACAAAAGAATAAAG AAACCTGAGGGTAAACCTGACCAGAAAACTGAGCCCCCCAAACCAGAACTTGGCCGTGTGATTCACCTCAGCAATTTACCTCATTCAGGCTACTCTGACAACGCAGTGCTCAAGCTGGCTGAGCcctatggaaaaataaagaactaCATACTCATGAGAATGAAAAGCCAG GCTTTCATTGAGATGGAGACCAGAGAAGATGCTTTAGCTATGGTTGAGCACTGTGCCAACAAAGCTCTTTGGTTCCAAGGCAGATGTGTGAAAGtggatttatctgaaaaatacaagaaactGGTGTTGAGG attccAAACAAAGGAGTTGAACTGCTGAAAAAGGATAAAACTAG aaagagaacATACTCTCCAGACAGCAAGGATTCTCCAAGTGATAAGAAGTCCAAACCAGATGCTGCTCAGAAACCTGAAAGTGGCAATGCAGAAGAGAAAGtgaaagaggagaaacaagAGGATGCTGCTGAGCCATCGGGCACTAAAAGTGGTGAACAGGCAGAGCAAGATGAGCCAAGTTTACTCCTTGAATCTGAAGATGAGCTGCTAGTggatgaggaggaagcagcagcactgctagAAAGTGGCAGCTCAGCAGGAGATGATGCAGATGTTGCCAATTTAACTGATGTGGctactgaagagaaaaaggctACAGCTGAAGAGGTGACCGTGAAAACTGAGGGGAATGTTGTGGCCAatccagcagcaaagaaaaagcttaaaaag CGATACGTGGGTGGCTTTCCACGGAGCATGGAAGGTTTTGTCACTCTAGATGAGGTTGGTGATGAAGAAGACTCTGACCACCAGAAACTCCGCAAGTCGGGTTTGGCACTGAAATCTGCTGGCAAAAATGATGAGAGTTTGGCAGAAATCAAGGTAGACAAGATTGAAGAGTCAGAGCAGGAGAATGAAACGTTAGAAAACGGAACCAAAGCCGAAGATAATCCGAAGGCTGAAAGTGTTGAAGCTTCTGatcccacagcagcacaggatcCTGAGAAGAGTGCCCATGAAAATACAGACACCCAGGATGAACAGGAAACAAAGAACATCCAAGAGAAATCTCTTGTTCCAGATGAGTTTAGGATTGGGCCATACCAGCCAAACGTTCCTGTTG GTGTGAATTATGTGGTACCCAAAACAGGGTTTTATTGCAAATTGTGTTCCCTGTTCTACACAAATGAAGATGTTGCAAAAAAGACCCATTGCAGCAGCCTTCCTCATTATCAAAAGTTGAAG
- the MATR3 gene encoding matrin-3 isoform X5, with amino-acid sequence MRRWAAGGRRAVRPGSRESGEWNHHINGATHSRRCQLLLEIYPEWNPDSDSGHGMGDPFMLQQSTNPAPGILGPPPPPFHLGGPPVGPRGAGNGNMQGPRHMQKGRVETSRVVHIMDFQRGKNLRYQLLQLVEPFGIITNHLILNKINEAFIEMSTTEDAQAAVEYYSTTPALVFGKPVRVHLSQKYKRIKKPEGKPDQKTEPPKPELGRVIHLSNLPHSGYSDNAVLKLAEPYGKIKNYILMRMKSQAFIEMETREDALAMVEHCANKALWFQGRCVKVDLSEKYKKLVLRIPNKGVELLKKDKTRKRTYSPDSKDSPSDKKSKPDAAQKPESGNAEEKVKEEKQEDAAEPSGTKSGEQAEQDEPSLLLESEDELLVDEEEAAALLESGSSAGDDADVANLTDVATEEKKATAEEVTVKTEGNVVANPAAKKKLKKRYVGGFPRSMEGFVTLDEVGDEEDSDHQKLRKSGLALKSAGKNDESLAEIKVDKIEESEQENETLENGTKAEDNPKAESVEASDPTAAQDPEKSAHENTDTQDEQETKNIQEKSLVPDEFRIGPYQPNVPVGVNYVVPKTGFYCKLCSLFYTNEDVAKKTHCSSLPHYQKLKKILDKMAEDYRQKKEA; translated from the exons ATGAGGCGGTgggcggcgggcgggcgccGTGCGGTGCGGCCGGGATCTCGCGAGAGCGGG GAGTGGAACCATCATATCAATGGAGCGACTCACAGCCGACGctgtcagctgctgcttgaaat atACCCAGAATGGAATCCTGATAGTGATTCAGGGCACGGAAT GGGTGATCCCTTTATGTTGCAGCAGTCCACAAACCCTGCTCCAGGAATTCTGggaccaccaccacctccattTCACCTTGGAGGACCTCCTGTTGGGCCAAGAG GAGCTGGAAATGGAAATATGCAAGGACCCAGACACATGCAGAAGGGCAGAGTG GAAACAAGCAGAGTTGTTCACATCATGGATTTCCAGAGGGGAAAGAACTTGAGATACCAGCTGCTTCAGCTTGTTGAACCATTTGGAATAATTACAAATCACCTGATTCTCAACAAAATCAATGAG GCATTTATTGAAATGTCCACCACTGAAGATGCCCAGGCTGCAGTGGAATACTATTCAACAACACCTGCTCTGGTATTTGGTAAACCAGTGAGAGTCCACTTGTCCCAGAAATACAAAAGAATAAAG AAACCTGAGGGTAAACCTGACCAGAAAACTGAGCCCCCCAAACCAGAACTTGGCCGTGTGATTCACCTCAGCAATTTACCTCATTCAGGCTACTCTGACAACGCAGTGCTCAAGCTGGCTGAGCcctatggaaaaataaagaactaCATACTCATGAGAATGAAAAGCCAG GCTTTCATTGAGATGGAGACCAGAGAAGATGCTTTAGCTATGGTTGAGCACTGTGCCAACAAAGCTCTTTGGTTCCAAGGCAGATGTGTGAAAGtggatttatctgaaaaatacaagaaactGGTGTTGAGG attccAAACAAAGGAGTTGAACTGCTGAAAAAGGATAAAACTAG aaagagaacATACTCTCCAGACAGCAAGGATTCTCCAAGTGATAAGAAGTCCAAACCAGATGCTGCTCAGAAACCTGAAAGTGGCAATGCAGAAGAGAAAGtgaaagaggagaaacaagAGGATGCTGCTGAGCCATCGGGCACTAAAAGTGGTGAACAGGCAGAGCAAGATGAGCCAAGTTTACTCCTTGAATCTGAAGATGAGCTGCTAGTggatgaggaggaagcagcagcactgctagAAAGTGGCAGCTCAGCAGGAGATGATGCAGATGTTGCCAATTTAACTGATGTGGctactgaagagaaaaaggctACAGCTGAAGAGGTGACCGTGAAAACTGAGGGGAATGTTGTGGCCAatccagcagcaaagaaaaagcttaaaaag CGATACGTGGGTGGCTTTCCACGGAGCATGGAAGGTTTTGTCACTCTAGATGAGGTTGGTGATGAAGAAGACTCTGACCACCAGAAACTCCGCAAGTCGGGTTTGGCACTGAAATCTGCTGGCAAAAATGATGAGAGTTTGGCAGAAATCAAGGTAGACAAGATTGAAGAGTCAGAGCAGGAGAATGAAACGTTAGAAAACGGAACCAAAGCCGAAGATAATCCGAAGGCTGAAAGTGTTGAAGCTTCTGatcccacagcagcacaggatcCTGAGAAGAGTGCCCATGAAAATACAGACACCCAGGATGAACAGGAAACAAAGAACATCCAAGAGAAATCTCTTGTTCCAGATGAGTTTAGGATTGGGCCATACCAGCCAAACGTTCCTGTTG GTGTGAATTATGTGGTACCCAAAACAGGGTTTTATTGCAAATTGTGTTCCCTGTTCTACACAAATGAAGATGTTGCAAAAAAGACCCATTGCAGCAGCCTTCCTCATTATCAAAAGTTGAAG
- the MATR3 gene encoding matrin-3 isoform X7, producing MFRHEWNHHINGATHSRRCQLLLEIYPEWNPDSDSGHGMGDPFMLQQSTNPAPGILGPPPPPFHLGGPPVGPRGAGNGNMQGPRHMQKGRVETSRVVHIMDFQRGKNLRYQLLQLVEPFGIITNHLILNKINEAFIEMSTTEDAQAAVEYYSTTPALVFGKPVRVHLSQKYKRIKKPEGKPDQKTEPPKPELGRVIHLSNLPHSGYSDNAVLKLAEPYGKIKNYILMRMKSQAFIEMETREDALAMVEHCANKALWFQGRCVKVDLSEKYKKLVLRIPNKGVELLKKDKTRKRTYSPDSKDSPSDKKSKPDAAQKPESGNAEEKVKEEKQEDAAEPSGTKSGEQAEQDEPSLLLESEDELLVDEEEAAALLESGSSAGDDADVANLTDVATEEKKATAEEVTVKTEGNVVANPAAKKKLKKRYVGGFPRSMEGFVTLDEVGDEEDSDHQKLRKSGLALKSAGKNDESLAEIKVDKIEESEQENETLENGTKAEDNPKAESVEASDPTAAQDPEKSAHENTDTQDEQETKNIQEKSLVPDEFRIGPYQPNVPVGVNYVVPKTGFYCKLCSLFYTNEDVAKKTHCSSLPHYQKLKKILDKMAEDYRQKKEA from the exons ATGTTCCGGCAC GAGTGGAACCATCATATCAATGGAGCGACTCACAGCCGACGctgtcagctgctgcttgaaat atACCCAGAATGGAATCCTGATAGTGATTCAGGGCACGGAAT GGGTGATCCCTTTATGTTGCAGCAGTCCACAAACCCTGCTCCAGGAATTCTGggaccaccaccacctccattTCACCTTGGAGGACCTCCTGTTGGGCCAAGAG GAGCTGGAAATGGAAATATGCAAGGACCCAGACACATGCAGAAGGGCAGAGTG GAAACAAGCAGAGTTGTTCACATCATGGATTTCCAGAGGGGAAAGAACTTGAGATACCAGCTGCTTCAGCTTGTTGAACCATTTGGAATAATTACAAATCACCTGATTCTCAACAAAATCAATGAG GCATTTATTGAAATGTCCACCACTGAAGATGCCCAGGCTGCAGTGGAATACTATTCAACAACACCTGCTCTGGTATTTGGTAAACCAGTGAGAGTCCACTTGTCCCAGAAATACAAAAGAATAAAG AAACCTGAGGGTAAACCTGACCAGAAAACTGAGCCCCCCAAACCAGAACTTGGCCGTGTGATTCACCTCAGCAATTTACCTCATTCAGGCTACTCTGACAACGCAGTGCTCAAGCTGGCTGAGCcctatggaaaaataaagaactaCATACTCATGAGAATGAAAAGCCAG GCTTTCATTGAGATGGAGACCAGAGAAGATGCTTTAGCTATGGTTGAGCACTGTGCCAACAAAGCTCTTTGGTTCCAAGGCAGATGTGTGAAAGtggatttatctgaaaaatacaagaaactGGTGTTGAGG attccAAACAAAGGAGTTGAACTGCTGAAAAAGGATAAAACTAG aaagagaacATACTCTCCAGACAGCAAGGATTCTCCAAGTGATAAGAAGTCCAAACCAGATGCTGCTCAGAAACCTGAAAGTGGCAATGCAGAAGAGAAAGtgaaagaggagaaacaagAGGATGCTGCTGAGCCATCGGGCACTAAAAGTGGTGAACAGGCAGAGCAAGATGAGCCAAGTTTACTCCTTGAATCTGAAGATGAGCTGCTAGTggatgaggaggaagcagcagcactgctagAAAGTGGCAGCTCAGCAGGAGATGATGCAGATGTTGCCAATTTAACTGATGTGGctactgaagagaaaaaggctACAGCTGAAGAGGTGACCGTGAAAACTGAGGGGAATGTTGTGGCCAatccagcagcaaagaaaaagcttaaaaag CGATACGTGGGTGGCTTTCCACGGAGCATGGAAGGTTTTGTCACTCTAGATGAGGTTGGTGATGAAGAAGACTCTGACCACCAGAAACTCCGCAAGTCGGGTTTGGCACTGAAATCTGCTGGCAAAAATGATGAGAGTTTGGCAGAAATCAAGGTAGACAAGATTGAAGAGTCAGAGCAGGAGAATGAAACGTTAGAAAACGGAACCAAAGCCGAAGATAATCCGAAGGCTGAAAGTGTTGAAGCTTCTGatcccacagcagcacaggatcCTGAGAAGAGTGCCCATGAAAATACAGACACCCAGGATGAACAGGAAACAAAGAACATCCAAGAGAAATCTCTTGTTCCAGATGAGTTTAGGATTGGGCCATACCAGCCAAACGTTCCTGTTG GTGTGAATTATGTGGTACCCAAAACAGGGTTTTATTGCAAATTGTGTTCCCTGTTCTACACAAATGAAGATGTTGCAAAAAAGACCCATTGCAGCAGCCTTCCTCATTATCAAAAGTTGAAG
- the MATR3 gene encoding matrin-3 isoform X3, producing MSKSFQQSSLSRDSQGHGRDLSAGIGLLAAATQSLNMPASLGRMNQGTARLASLMNLGMSSSLNQQGSHSALSSGSTSSHNLQSIFNIGSRGPLPLSSQHRGDADQATNILASFGLSSRDLDELSRYPEDKITPENLPQILLQLKRRRAEEGYGRDGRSSTREPPYRVPRDDWEEKRHFRRDSFDDRGPSLNPVVDYDHGSRSQESGYYDRMDYEDDRLRDGERCRDESFYGETSHNYHKFDSEYDRMGRGPGPERSLFEKKRGAPPNSNIEDFHGFLPKGYPHLCSICDMPVHSNKEWNHHINGATHSRRCQLLLEMGDPFMLQQSTNPAPGILGPPPPPFHLGGPPVGPRGAGNGNMQGPRHMQKGRVETSRVVHIMDFQRGKNLRYQLLQLVEPFGIITNHLILNKINEAFIEMSTTEDAQAAVEYYSTTPALVFGKPVRVHLSQKYKRIKKPEGKPDQKTEPPKPELGRVIHLSNLPHSGYSDNAVLKLAEPYGKIKNYILMRMKSQAFIEMETREDALAMVEHCANKALWFQGRCVKVDLSEKYKKLVLRIPNKGVELLKKDKTRKRTYSPDSKDSPSDKKSKPDAAQKPESGNAEEKVKEEKQEDAAEPSGTKSGEQAEQDEPSLLLESEDELLVDEEEAAALLESGSSAGDDADVANLTDVATEEKKATAEEVTVKTEGNVVANPAAKKKLKKRYVGGFPRSMEGFVTLDEVGDEEDSDHQKLRKSGLALKSAGKNDESLAEIKVDKIEESEQENETLENGTKAEDNPKAESVEASDPTAAQDPEKSAHENTDTQDEQETKNIQEKSLVPDEFRIGPYQPNVPVENSG from the exons ATGTCCAAGTCATTCCAGCAGTCATCTCTGAGTAGGGATTCACAAGGTCATGGGCGTGACCTCTCTGCAGGAATAGGCCTTCTTGCTGCTGCTACCCAGTCTTTAAATATGCCAGCATCTCTTGGAAGGATGAACCAGGGTACTGCACGCCTTGCTAGCTTAATGAATCTTGGAATGAGTTCTTCATTGAACCAACAAGGATCTCATAGTGCACTGTCTTCTGGTAGTACCTCTTCCCATAATTTGCAGTCTATATTTAACATTGGAAGTAGAGGTCCACTCCCTTTGTCTTCTCAGCACCGTGGAGATGCAGACCAGGCCACTAACATTTTGGCCAGCTTTGGTCTGTCTTCTAGAGACTTAGATGAACTGAGTCGCTATCCCGAGGACAAGATCACTCCTGAAAACTTGCCTCAGATCCTTCTACAACTTAAAAGGAGGAGAGCTGAAGAAGGTTATGGTAGAGATGGCAGATCATCCACACGGGAGCCACCGTACAGAGTACCTAGGGATgattgggaagaaaaaaggcattttagaAGAGATAGCTTTGATGATCGTGGTCCTAGTCTCAACCCAGTGGTTGACTATGACCATGGAAGTCGTTCTCAAGAATCTGGTTATTATGACAGAATGGATTATGAAGATGACAGATTAAGAGATGGAGAAAGGTGTAGGGATGAATCTTTTTATGGTGAGACTTCGCATAACTATCATAAATTTGACAGTGAGTATGACAGAATGGGTCGTGGTCCTGGTCCCGAGAGATCtctctttgagaaaaaaagaggtgctCCTCCAAATAGCAATATTGAAGACTTCCATGGATTCTTACCGAAGGGTTATCCCCATCTGTGCTCTATATGTGATATGCCAGTTCATTCTAATAAG GAGTGGAACCATCATATCAATGGAGCGACTCACAGCCGACGctgtcagctgctgcttgaaat GGGTGATCCCTTTATGTTGCAGCAGTCCACAAACCCTGCTCCAGGAATTCTGggaccaccaccacctccattTCACCTTGGAGGACCTCCTGTTGGGCCAAGAG GAGCTGGAAATGGAAATATGCAAGGACCCAGACACATGCAGAAGGGCAGAGTG GAAACAAGCAGAGTTGTTCACATCATGGATTTCCAGAGGGGAAAGAACTTGAGATACCAGCTGCTTCAGCTTGTTGAACCATTTGGAATAATTACAAATCACCTGATTCTCAACAAAATCAATGAG GCATTTATTGAAATGTCCACCACTGAAGATGCCCAGGCTGCAGTGGAATACTATTCAACAACACCTGCTCTGGTATTTGGTAAACCAGTGAGAGTCCACTTGTCCCAGAAATACAAAAGAATAAAG AAACCTGAGGGTAAACCTGACCAGAAAACTGAGCCCCCCAAACCAGAACTTGGCCGTGTGATTCACCTCAGCAATTTACCTCATTCAGGCTACTCTGACAACGCAGTGCTCAAGCTGGCTGAGCcctatggaaaaataaagaactaCATACTCATGAGAATGAAAAGCCAG GCTTTCATTGAGATGGAGACCAGAGAAGATGCTTTAGCTATGGTTGAGCACTGTGCCAACAAAGCTCTTTGGTTCCAAGGCAGATGTGTGAAAGtggatttatctgaaaaatacaagaaactGGTGTTGAGG attccAAACAAAGGAGTTGAACTGCTGAAAAAGGATAAAACTAG aaagagaacATACTCTCCAGACAGCAAGGATTCTCCAAGTGATAAGAAGTCCAAACCAGATGCTGCTCAGAAACCTGAAAGTGGCAATGCAGAAGAGAAAGtgaaagaggagaaacaagAGGATGCTGCTGAGCCATCGGGCACTAAAAGTGGTGAACAGGCAGAGCAAGATGAGCCAAGTTTACTCCTTGAATCTGAAGATGAGCTGCTAGTggatgaggaggaagcagcagcactgctagAAAGTGGCAGCTCAGCAGGAGATGATGCAGATGTTGCCAATTTAACTGATGTGGctactgaagagaaaaaggctACAGCTGAAGAGGTGACCGTGAAAACTGAGGGGAATGTTGTGGCCAatccagcagcaaagaaaaagcttaaaaag CGATACGTGGGTGGCTTTCCACGGAGCATGGAAGGTTTTGTCACTCTAGATGAGGTTGGTGATGAAGAAGACTCTGACCACCAGAAACTCCGCAAGTCGGGTTTGGCACTGAAATCTGCTGGCAAAAATGATGAGAGTTTGGCAGAAATCAAGGTAGACAAGATTGAAGAGTCAGAGCAGGAGAATGAAACGTTAGAAAACGGAACCAAAGCCGAAGATAATCCGAAGGCTGAAAGTGTTGAAGCTTCTGatcccacagcagcacaggatcCTGAGAAGAGTGCCCATGAAAATACAGACACCCAGGATGAACAGGAAACAAAGAACATCCAAGAGAAATCTCTTGTTCCAGATGAGTTTAGGATTGGGCCATACCAGCCAAACGTTCCTGTTG
- the MATR3 gene encoding matrin-3 isoform X1 has product MSKSFQQSSLSRDSQGHGRDLSAGIGLLAAATQSLNMPASLGRMNQGTARLASLMNLGMSSSLNQQGSHSALSSGSTSSHNLQSIFNIGSRGPLPLSSQHRGDADQATNILASFGLSSRDLDELSRYPEDKITPENLPQILLQLKRRRAEEGYGRDGRSSTREPPYRVPRDDWEEKRHFRRDSFDDRGPSLNPVVDYDHGSRSQESGYYDRMDYEDDRLRDGERCRDESFYGETSHNYHKFDSEYDRMGRGPGPERSLFEKKRGAPPNSNIEDFHGFLPKGYPHLCSICDMPVHSNKEWNHHINGATHSRRCQLLLEIYPEWNPDSDSGHGMGDPFMLQQSTNPAPGILGPPPPPFHLGGPPVGPRGAGNGNMQGPRHMQKGRVETSRVVHIMDFQRGKNLRYQLLQLVEPFGIITNHLILNKINEAFIEMSTTEDAQAAVEYYSTTPALVFGKPVRVHLSQKYKRIKKPEGKPDQKTEPPKPELGRVIHLSNLPHSGYSDNAVLKLAEPYGKIKNYILMRMKSQAFIEMETREDALAMVEHCANKALWFQGRCVKVDLSEKYKKLVLRIPNKGVELLKKDKTRKRTYSPDSKDSPSDKKSKPDAAQKPESGNAEEKVKEEKQEDAAEPSGTKSGEQAEQDEPSLLLESEDELLVDEEEAAALLESGSSAGDDADVANLTDVATEEKKATAEEVTVKTEGNVVANPAAKKKLKKRYVGGFPRSMEGFVTLDEVGDEEDSDHQKLRKSGLALKSAGKNDESLAEIKVDKIEESEQENETLENGTKAEDNPKAESVEASDPTAAQDPEKSAHENTDTQDEQETKNIQEKSLVPDEFRIGPYQPNVPVGVNYVVPKTGFYCKLCSLFYTNEDVAKKTHCSSLPHYQKLKKILDKMAEDYRQKKEA; this is encoded by the exons ATGTCCAAGTCATTCCAGCAGTCATCTCTGAGTAGGGATTCACAAGGTCATGGGCGTGACCTCTCTGCAGGAATAGGCCTTCTTGCTGCTGCTACCCAGTCTTTAAATATGCCAGCATCTCTTGGAAGGATGAACCAGGGTACTGCACGCCTTGCTAGCTTAATGAATCTTGGAATGAGTTCTTCATTGAACCAACAAGGATCTCATAGTGCACTGTCTTCTGGTAGTACCTCTTCCCATAATTTGCAGTCTATATTTAACATTGGAAGTAGAGGTCCACTCCCTTTGTCTTCTCAGCACCGTGGAGATGCAGACCAGGCCACTAACATTTTGGCCAGCTTTGGTCTGTCTTCTAGAGACTTAGATGAACTGAGTCGCTATCCCGAGGACAAGATCACTCCTGAAAACTTGCCTCAGATCCTTCTACAACTTAAAAGGAGGAGAGCTGAAGAAGGTTATGGTAGAGATGGCAGATCATCCACACGGGAGCCACCGTACAGAGTACCTAGGGATgattgggaagaaaaaaggcattttagaAGAGATAGCTTTGATGATCGTGGTCCTAGTCTCAACCCAGTGGTTGACTATGACCATGGAAGTCGTTCTCAAGAATCTGGTTATTATGACAGAATGGATTATGAAGATGACAGATTAAGAGATGGAGAAAGGTGTAGGGATGAATCTTTTTATGGTGAGACTTCGCATAACTATCATAAATTTGACAGTGAGTATGACAGAATGGGTCGTGGTCCTGGTCCCGAGAGATCtctctttgagaaaaaaagaggtgctCCTCCAAATAGCAATATTGAAGACTTCCATGGATTCTTACCGAAGGGTTATCCCCATCTGTGCTCTATATGTGATATGCCAGTTCATTCTAATAAG GAGTGGAACCATCATATCAATGGAGCGACTCACAGCCGACGctgtcagctgctgcttgaaat atACCCAGAATGGAATCCTGATAGTGATTCAGGGCACGGAAT GGGTGATCCCTTTATGTTGCAGCAGTCCACAAACCCTGCTCCAGGAATTCTGggaccaccaccacctccattTCACCTTGGAGGACCTCCTGTTGGGCCAAGAG GAGCTGGAAATGGAAATATGCAAGGACCCAGACACATGCAGAAGGGCAGAGTG GAAACAAGCAGAGTTGTTCACATCATGGATTTCCAGAGGGGAAAGAACTTGAGATACCAGCTGCTTCAGCTTGTTGAACCATTTGGAATAATTACAAATCACCTGATTCTCAACAAAATCAATGAG GCATTTATTGAAATGTCCACCACTGAAGATGCCCAGGCTGCAGTGGAATACTATTCAACAACACCTGCTCTGGTATTTGGTAAACCAGTGAGAGTCCACTTGTCCCAGAAATACAAAAGAATAAAG AAACCTGAGGGTAAACCTGACCAGAAAACTGAGCCCCCCAAACCAGAACTTGGCCGTGTGATTCACCTCAGCAATTTACCTCATTCAGGCTACTCTGACAACGCAGTGCTCAAGCTGGCTGAGCcctatggaaaaataaagaactaCATACTCATGAGAATGAAAAGCCAG GCTTTCATTGAGATGGAGACCAGAGAAGATGCTTTAGCTATGGTTGAGCACTGTGCCAACAAAGCTCTTTGGTTCCAAGGCAGATGTGTGAAAGtggatttatctgaaaaatacaagaaactGGTGTTGAGG attccAAACAAAGGAGTTGAACTGCTGAAAAAGGATAAAACTAG aaagagaacATACTCTCCAGACAGCAAGGATTCTCCAAGTGATAAGAAGTCCAAACCAGATGCTGCTCAGAAACCTGAAAGTGGCAATGCAGAAGAGAAAGtgaaagaggagaaacaagAGGATGCTGCTGAGCCATCGGGCACTAAAAGTGGTGAACAGGCAGAGCAAGATGAGCCAAGTTTACTCCTTGAATCTGAAGATGAGCTGCTAGTggatgaggaggaagcagcagcactgctagAAAGTGGCAGCTCAGCAGGAGATGATGCAGATGTTGCCAATTTAACTGATGTGGctactgaagagaaaaaggctACAGCTGAAGAGGTGACCGTGAAAACTGAGGGGAATGTTGTGGCCAatccagcagcaaagaaaaagcttaaaaag CGATACGTGGGTGGCTTTCCACGGAGCATGGAAGGTTTTGTCACTCTAGATGAGGTTGGTGATGAAGAAGACTCTGACCACCAGAAACTCCGCAAGTCGGGTTTGGCACTGAAATCTGCTGGCAAAAATGATGAGAGTTTGGCAGAAATCAAGGTAGACAAGATTGAAGAGTCAGAGCAGGAGAATGAAACGTTAGAAAACGGAACCAAAGCCGAAGATAATCCGAAGGCTGAAAGTGTTGAAGCTTCTGatcccacagcagcacaggatcCTGAGAAGAGTGCCCATGAAAATACAGACACCCAGGATGAACAGGAAACAAAGAACATCCAAGAGAAATCTCTTGTTCCAGATGAGTTTAGGATTGGGCCATACCAGCCAAACGTTCCTGTTG GTGTGAATTATGTGGTACCCAAAACAGGGTTTTATTGCAAATTGTGTTCCCTGTTCTACACAAATGAAGATGTTGCAAAAAAGACCCATTGCAGCAGCCTTCCTCATTATCAAAAGTTGAAG